DNA sequence from the bacterium genome:
CGGTGACGCAGGCCGCCAGCCCCTCGCGCACGAACGAGGCGAGGATCTCGTACACCGTCTTCTTGCTCAGTCGGCGCTGCTCGCGGCGCACCAGGCGGTAGAGGTCGATCGCCGTCGGATGTCCGGGCACCGCCCGCAGGATGCGCAGCAGGGCGATGCGCTGGCGCGTCGCCCGCAGGCCGTGTTGGGACAGCTCCTGCGCGAGATCGCGCGCCGCGTCGGCGTCGGACATGACCGTCGTAATCCAACCCAATGCGACGACAGGGTCAACACGGGCCGGCGGCGGTCCGGTGCGCTGCCGCGGGTCAGCGGCGGCGGTCGTCGATGAACGCCTCCAGCTCCTCGAGGGTCTTCGGCCAGTCCGCCTTGAGCAGCCGCGACAGCGAGCGGTCGGCGAGCAGGCGGCCCCCGGTCTGGCAGGTCGGGCAGTAGTTGGTCTCGTTGTCGGCGTAGGCGATGCGCTGCACCGGCGTGCCGCAGTCGGGACACGGCTGGCCGTAGCGACCGTGCACCGCGAAGCCGGGGCGGAAGGCCGTCACCTCCCCGGCGCCGGGAACGCGGCCGGCGAACTCCCGCCGCAGGGTCGCGATCCACCGCTCCAGCACCGCCTGGGTGGCGGCGTGCAGGCGCGCCACCTCGGCGTCGGTCAGCCGGCCGCTGAGCTGCGCCGGCGACAGCCGCGCCGCGTGCAGGATCTCGTCGGAGTAGGCGTTGCCGATGCCGCTGAACAGGCGCGGATCGGTGAGGGCGCGCTTGAGGGTGTGGTTCTCGCGCCGCAGCGCGGCGGCGAAGTCGACCGGGCTGGCGCGCAGCACCTCGAGGCCGCCGGGATCGTGCGCCGCCAGCGCCGCGACGCCCCGCACCAAGTGGATGGCGGCCCGCTTCTTCTTGCTCGCCTCGGTGAGCAGCAGCGTGCCGGCGGGGAAATCGAAGGCCGCCAGACCGAGCCGCGGCGGCGGCTTCGCCCCGGGCGTCTCCCAGCGGAAGCGGCCGGCGATCATCAGATGGACGACGATGAACAGGTCGCCCTCGAGCGCGAAGACGATGCGCTTGCCGAGCCGTCGCAGCCCGCTCACGCGGCGGCCGACGAGCGCGCCGACGGGGGGATCGACCGAGCGCAGC
Encoded proteins:
- a CDS encoding transcriptional repressor; protein product: MSDADAARDLAQELSQHGLRATRQRIALLRILRAVPGHPTAIDLYRLVRREQRRLSKKTVYEILASFVREGLAACVTDGGEPYRYEARTTPHYHARCRICGHLFDLAAAADGPIRGLAAVPEGFRVEAITVTLRGICLRCRDEI
- a CDS encoding Fpg/Nei family DNA glycosylase, encoding MPELPDVAVYIETIAPRVVGQPLEAIRLASPFVLRSVDPPVGALVGRRVSGLRRLGKRIVFALEGDLFIVVHLMIAGRFRWETPGAKPPPRLGLAAFDFPAGTLLLTEASKKKRAAIHLVRGVAALAAHDPGGLEVLRASPVDFAAALRRENHTLKRALTDPRLFSGIGNAYSDEILHAARLSPAQLSGRLTDAEVARLHAATQAVLERWIATLRREFAGRVPGAGEVTAFRPGFAVHGRYGQPCPDCGTPVQRIAYADNETNYCPTCQTGGRLLADRSLSRLLKADWPKTLEELEAFIDDRRR